The sequence AACCTCGCCTATCCCGGCAGTATTTACGTATATTCCGTCTGCCTCGCCCTTTCTTACTACCTTGGTATCGCCTGTCACAATCTCAACGCCTGCCTCCAGTGCCGTTCTTTTGATTGATGCAAGTATTATCTCCAGACTACTAATCGGAAAGCCCTCTTCCAGGATGAGTGCCAGAGACAGGAACCTTGGCTTTATTCCCGACACGACCAGGTCATTCACAGTGCCTGCAACCGCAAGCTTGCCGATGTCGCCGCCAGGGAAGAAGTGCGGAGTCACAACGAAACTATCGGTGGTGAATCCTACCTTCCCATCTATCTCAAGGTGCGCGCTATCCCAAAGTTTGTTCAGGCGGTCATTATCAAGATACTTGAGAATAAGGTCGTTCAGAAAATCCCTCATCAGTTTTCCACCTGAGCCGAGGCTCAGACTTATTCTGTCCATTCAACACCGCCGTATTTGTAGTGAATGAGACATGTTCCTTCCACCGAGACCATGCACGGTCCCATTGGCTTTTCCGGGCTGCATGTGCTCCTGAAGAGAGGGCACTCTTCCGGTTCGAGTCTTCCTTTCACTATGTCTCCGCAACGGCAGGCCTTGTTCTCCCAGGAAGTCACAGAATCAAGCGAAAGGTGCTCTCCCGCGTCCATTTCCTTGTTCCTCAGTTTCAGTCCGCTTTTCGGAATGGAGCCGAAACCCCGCCAATCGGCATCCACAATCTCCAATTTGTCTTTCATGAGCCTTCTTGCAGCCGGATTGCCCTCAGGCCTCACGGCCCTCTTGTATGCTATGTCAACCCTTGCCTCACCCCTGTCTATCTGCTTCAACACGGAAAGTATGCCCAGAACAAGATCGGCTGGTTCGAAGCCTGTAATGGCACCCGGCATTCCGAACTTCTCCGGAATGAACTCGTATGGCTTTGACCCTATTATGACGCTCACATGGCCCGGATAAATGAAACCGTCAAGCTTTGTGTCGCCTGCCTCAAGAATCGCGGCGAGCGGTGGAGGGACAAGCCGGAGACAGGAGAGAAGACGGAGGTTCTTGATGCCCTTCCTCTCCG comes from Candidatus Eisenbacteria bacterium and encodes:
- the hypD gene encoding hydrogenase formation protein HypD, whose product is MDTNILREEKSVRALLREVERILGRLNREIRIMEVCGTHTMTAYRSGLGTALRKRGLKLISGPGCPVCITPDAVVSAAAMHVVKTPNVIIASFGDMLRVPTSNGSLLHAIPAGGSLVKAIYSPQEAVDIAAANPQKQIVFLAVGFETTIPSIAWVVDYAERKGIKNLRLLSCLRLVPPPLAAILEAGDTKLDGFIYPGHVSVIIGSKPYEFIPEKFGMPGAITGFEPADLVLGILSVLKQIDRGEARVDIAYKRAVRPEGNPAARRLMKDKLEIVDADWRGFGSIPKSGLKLRNKEMDAGEHLSLDSVTSWENKACRCGDIVKGRLEPEECPLFRSTCSPEKPMGPCMVSVEGTCLIHYKYGGVEWTE